From Ensifer sp. WSM1721, one genomic window encodes:
- a CDS encoding ABC transporter ATP-binding protein, which translates to MPSVELKQIEKHYGGFHALRDINLEIEEGEFVVMVGPSGCGKSTLLKTIAGLETVSSGKMLIKGRDVTKTEPGDRGIAMVFQSYALYPHMTVAENMGFGLRMAGRPREDIDAAVARAAKILRLEEQLAKKPKQLSGGQRQRVAIGRAITRSPDVFLFDEPLSNLDAALRTQMRVELSTLHAELGSTMIYVTHDQVEAMTMASRIVVLNGGRVEQVGAPLALYNNPANLFVAGFLGAPRMNFVAGRVADISGSSARITCAGGVEVAFDDLVGKVAAGETVTIGIRPERLRLNDPIAATRFPAQVRLTEYLGRETIVYADAGDLVTSSSDSGTGAFTIQMADIRPHQSGSAVSIGFDARDAYLFATDGRTITSPKPVAKT; encoded by the coding sequence ATGCCCAGTGTCGAACTCAAGCAGATCGAGAAGCATTACGGCGGCTTCCACGCCCTCAGGGACATCAATCTCGAGATCGAGGAAGGCGAATTCGTCGTGATGGTCGGCCCTTCGGGCTGCGGCAAATCCACATTATTAAAGACGATTGCCGGTCTTGAGACCGTCAGTTCCGGGAAGATGCTCATCAAGGGCCGGGACGTGACGAAGACGGAGCCCGGCGACCGCGGCATCGCCATGGTCTTCCAGTCCTATGCGCTCTACCCGCATATGACCGTCGCCGAAAACATGGGCTTCGGCCTCCGAATGGCCGGACGCCCCCGGGAGGACATCGATGCCGCCGTCGCCCGCGCCGCCAAGATTCTGAGGCTGGAGGAGCAACTCGCCAAGAAGCCGAAACAGCTCTCGGGTGGCCAGCGCCAGCGCGTCGCCATCGGCCGCGCGATCACCCGATCGCCTGACGTCTTCCTGTTCGACGAACCGCTCTCCAATCTCGACGCGGCCTTGCGCACGCAGATGCGGGTGGAGCTCTCGACGCTCCATGCCGAGCTCGGCTCGACGATGATCTATGTGACGCACGATCAGGTCGAGGCTATGACCATGGCGAGCCGCATCGTCGTGCTCAATGGCGGTCGCGTCGAACAGGTCGGCGCACCGCTCGCGCTTTACAACAATCCCGCCAACCTCTTCGTCGCCGGCTTCCTCGGCGCGCCGCGCATGAATTTCGTCGCGGGACGGGTTGCCGATATCAGCGGCTCGTCTGCGAGGATCACCTGCGCTGGCGGTGTTGAAGTGGCTTTCGACGATCTCGTCGGAAAGGTGGCAGCCGGAGAAACGGTCACCATCGGCATCCGCCCCGAAAGGCTGCGCCTCAACGACCCGATTGCCGCGACGCGCTTCCCCGCCCAGGTGCGGCTGACCGAATATCTCGGCCGCGAGACGATCGTCTACGCGGATGCCGGCGACCTCGTCACCAGCAGCTCCGACAGCGGCACCGGCGCCTTCACGATCCAGATGGCCGACATCAGGCCCCATCAGAGCGGAAGTGCCGTCTCCATCGGCTTCGATGCCCGCGACGCCTACCTCTTCGCCACCGACGGCCGAACCATCACCTCTCCCAAGCCCGTCGCAAAAACCTGA
- a CDS encoding amino acid ABC transporter permease, with product MSLDFSIVLAQWPRLLWGLVYDLYFALAGFGIGCVMGFISYLASASKSKIANAISYVYVQIVRGLPMYLLLLWIYFGIATRIGLALTGEQSIILAIGIMSSAFTSEIFRTGYNAIDVGQIEAGKALGLSDYRINRTILFPQVIRIVIPPLLNVFVICFKASTYAAVVAVPELIFAAQDISLNQFRPFEAYISVAVLLIGTMLFLSLLVNAVEARLTGSRGASRS from the coding sequence ATGAGCCTCGATTTTTCAATAGTCCTGGCGCAATGGCCGCGCCTCTTGTGGGGGTTGGTCTACGACCTGTATTTCGCGCTCGCTGGCTTCGGAATTGGCTGCGTCATGGGGTTCATTTCGTACCTCGCCTCCGCATCGAAATCGAAGATTGCCAATGCGATCTCCTATGTTTACGTGCAGATCGTCAGAGGTCTGCCTATGTACCTTTTGCTCTTATGGATTTACTTCGGTATCGCCACTAGGATTGGGCTGGCTCTGACTGGTGAGCAGTCGATTATTCTGGCCATCGGCATCATGAGCTCGGCCTTCACATCAGAAATCTTCCGCACAGGATACAATGCAATCGATGTGGGGCAGATCGAAGCTGGTAAGGCGCTTGGCCTCTCCGATTACCGGATCAACAGGACTATTCTGTTTCCGCAGGTAATTCGGATAGTCATTCCGCCGCTCCTCAACGTTTTTGTGATCTGTTTCAAAGCATCAACCTACGCCGCCGTCGTGGCGGTACCGGAGCTCATCTTCGCTGCGCAGGACATTAGTTTGAACCAGTTTCGGCCATTCGAAGCCTACATTTCTGTCGCCGTACTGCTGATCGGAACGATGTTGTTTCTGTCGCTCTTGGTTAATGCGGTCGAGGCCCGTCTCACCGGGAGTAGGGGAGCATCACGGTCATGA
- a CDS encoding transporter substrate-binding domain-containing protein produces the protein MDTKQGSEIRANRRALLTAGLFAGGAAAVAVSTASGAHAQEAASDSVLDKAVRTKKITVAASLKYPPNMYINDKGEPDGYEIALIRRMIKDISPEIQVEFADMDFGQMFAAVESGRADMMTTGTILPSRSLRGWFAGCAVTFQPVYIVGRQAADLTYDQMNAADFKFAALQGSSQEAKIRDLYPNASVSVFPDQTGAIGEVMSGRANATLQSLFTIVNTKKQGVDLAIIGKDPAYVDHNTFFLPTGDTKMYMFVTNWLLYNAAGGILNSLYREYVGKDAIAAGLPYLAVGPGGSPSHVES, from the coding sequence ATGGATACGAAGCAAGGTAGTGAAATACGGGCGAACCGCCGTGCACTTCTGACCGCTGGTCTGTTTGCGGGAGGTGCAGCAGCTGTTGCGGTGAGCACTGCAAGTGGCGCGCATGCGCAGGAAGCAGCCAGCGATTCGGTTTTGGACAAAGCCGTCAGGACCAAAAAAATCACCGTAGCCGCCAGTTTGAAATATCCGCCAAATATGTACATCAACGACAAGGGCGAGCCAGACGGCTATGAAATCGCCCTCATTCGACGGATGATCAAGGATATCTCGCCTGAAATTCAGGTCGAGTTCGCAGATATGGATTTCGGTCAAATGTTTGCAGCCGTCGAATCCGGTCGTGCCGACATGATGACCACTGGAACGATCCTTCCGAGCCGATCCCTGCGAGGATGGTTCGCAGGATGCGCTGTAACATTTCAGCCCGTCTATATCGTTGGCAGGCAGGCGGCTGATCTGACCTACGACCAGATGAACGCCGCAGACTTTAAGTTCGCGGCTCTCCAGGGCAGCTCTCAGGAAGCAAAGATACGAGACCTTTACCCCAACGCATCAGTATCGGTATTCCCTGATCAGACCGGTGCAATCGGTGAAGTTATGTCTGGTCGTGCCAACGCTACTCTGCAATCGTTGTTCACAATCGTGAATACGAAGAAGCAGGGCGTCGATCTTGCGATTATCGGCAAGGACCCCGCCTACGTCGATCACAACACATTCTTCCTGCCGACCGGCGATACAAAAATGTACATGTTTGTGACCAATTGGCTGCTGTACAACGCCGCAGGCGGCATTCTGAATTCGCTCTACCGCGAATACGTTGGCAAGGACGCGATCGCCGCCGGCCTCCCGTATCTGGCCGTTGGCCCAGGTGGAAGCCCATCTCACGTTGAATCGTAA
- a CDS encoding beta-galactosidase, with product MKRIQPAPLSVWRTLNLDDFLLGAPHYPEHVDESYWVRDAQRMAAAGFNVVRLGEFAWHIMEPCEGHFDFSLFDKAIEVLAAEGIKTIFCTPTATPPRWLTATYPEVLRVDERGRTASHGSRQHADTNSPVYRVHSRRITQALADHYSGNPAVIGWQTDNELNTTASTSYSEAAEREFRRWLRDKYVTIEALNFAWGGNFWALAYDSFDQITVPRKDNPGFIAPGHMQDYHRFLAHATAAFQHDQVEILRRANPDWFIFHNLGRLEDIDFRGQFGQDLDFLGFDIYPMLYDEMRRSGGHTVTQALHLDICRAYSGNFIVPEQASGFGSQPGFSTMTPEPGEMRRMALSSVARGADGLLFFRWRPAHFGAEIYWMGIIDHDDVPRRRYQEVVLFAEDISRIKQDLLGTTVRMDVAIAGADFDNQEAYRTYPMGMPSPLEDGMLLHRYCYSKGIACGFIHPEDDLSRIKMLYVPHWVMWKPEWNERVKAFVENGGTLVVGAMSGTRDQNNHIPTDLAPGPGLSELCGVRVEEFGRVAEPGSDGLFGLHGTEFGLHNPAIRLPASSAERRYRFTLGNREHDAAHLYELLDLDGDVEVLGRWSNRFASGRAAITSRKVGKGRAVYVGTYLTESLVEGLAGQLFAPGDILPLVEDLPAGVEVTLREAPNRKLLFVLNTEGVDVELSSLPSGADLLTGKSIDGSLSLGPHGCAVVRY from the coding sequence ATGAAGCGTATCCAACCGGCGCCGCTCTCGGTCTGGCGCACTCTCAACCTTGACGATTTTCTGCTCGGCGCGCCGCACTACCCTGAGCACGTCGACGAAAGCTACTGGGTGCGCGACGCCCAGCGCATGGCCGCGGCCGGCTTCAATGTCGTCCGTCTCGGCGAATTCGCCTGGCATATCATGGAGCCGTGCGAAGGCCATTTCGACTTTTCGCTCTTCGACAAGGCCATCGAAGTGCTCGCCGCGGAAGGCATCAAGACCATCTTTTGCACGCCGACTGCCACCCCGCCGCGCTGGCTCACTGCCACCTATCCCGAAGTGCTGCGCGTCGACGAGCGGGGCAGGACGGCCTCGCACGGCTCTCGTCAGCACGCGGACACCAATAGTCCCGTCTACCGCGTGCATAGCCGCCGCATTACGCAGGCGCTCGCCGATCACTACAGCGGCAATCCTGCCGTCATCGGCTGGCAGACCGACAACGAACTCAACACCACCGCCTCGACCTCTTATTCCGAGGCCGCCGAGCGCGAGTTCCGCCGCTGGCTGCGCGACAAATACGTGACGATCGAGGCTCTGAATTTCGCCTGGGGCGGAAACTTCTGGGCGCTTGCCTATGACAGTTTCGACCAGATCACCGTCCCGCGAAAGGACAATCCAGGTTTCATAGCACCCGGTCACATGCAGGACTATCACCGCTTCCTGGCGCATGCGACGGCCGCCTTCCAGCATGATCAGGTAGAGATCCTGCGCCGGGCAAATCCGGACTGGTTCATTTTCCACAATCTCGGAAGGCTCGAGGACATCGACTTTCGCGGTCAATTCGGACAGGATCTCGATTTCCTCGGTTTTGACATTTATCCCATGCTCTACGACGAGATGAGGCGGAGCGGCGGCCACACCGTCACCCAGGCGCTGCACCTCGACATCTGCCGCGCCTATTCTGGCAATTTCATCGTGCCGGAACAGGCCTCCGGTTTCGGCAGCCAGCCTGGGTTTTCGACCATGACCCCGGAGCCCGGCGAAATGCGCCGCATGGCACTGAGCTCGGTGGCGCGCGGCGCCGACGGCCTGCTCTTCTTCCGCTGGCGCCCGGCGCATTTCGGCGCCGAGATCTACTGGATGGGAATTATCGACCACGACGACGTCCCGCGCCGCCGCTATCAGGAAGTAGTGCTGTTCGCGGAAGACATTTCGCGGATCAAGCAGGATCTGCTCGGTACCACGGTTCGCATGGACGTCGCCATAGCCGGCGCGGATTTCGACAACCAGGAAGCCTACAGGACTTATCCGATGGGCATGCCGAGCCCGCTCGAGGACGGCATGCTGCTGCATCGCTACTGCTATTCCAAAGGCATCGCCTGCGGCTTTATCCATCCCGAGGATGACCTTTCCCGGATCAAGATGCTCTACGTGCCGCATTGGGTCATGTGGAAGCCTGAATGGAACGAGCGCGTGAAAGCCTTCGTGGAGAATGGCGGAACGCTGGTGGTCGGCGCCATGAGCGGCACCCGAGACCAGAATAACCACATCCCGACTGACCTCGCTCCAGGTCCCGGCCTGTCCGAACTTTGCGGCGTTCGCGTCGAGGAATTCGGCCGCGTCGCTGAGCCGGGCTCCGATGGACTTTTCGGCCTGCATGGCACCGAATTTGGCCTGCACAATCCGGCAATTCGCCTGCCGGCTAGTTCCGCCGAGCGGCGCTATCGATTCACGCTTGGCAATCGCGAGCATGACGCCGCCCATCTCTATGAACTTCTGGATCTCGACGGGGATGTCGAGGTGCTCGGCCGTTGGAGCAACCGCTTCGCGAGCGGCCGTGCGGCAATCACCAGCCGCAAGGTCGGAAAAGGCAGGGCTGTCTATGTCGGAACCTATCTGACGGAATCGCTGGTCGAGGGCCTGGCCGGCCAGCTCTTCGCCCCGGGCGACATCCTGCCGCTCGTCGAGGACCTCCCCGCCGGTGTCGAAGTGACCCTCAGGGAGGCACCTAACCGCAAGCTGCTATTCGTACTCAACACCGAAGGAGTAGATGTCGAGCTTTCATCCCTACCGTCAGGGGCCGATCTGCTGACGGGCAAGAGCATCGATGGCTCGCTTTCGCTTGGTCCGCATGGCTGCGCGGTTGTGCGCTACTGA
- a CDS encoding GntR family transcriptional regulator, whose protein sequence is MAKVVPPATEAKSKQQIAYNYLKEGIDRGLYAPKQRLVIDTLARELSISPVPVREAIRRLEAEGLVIFSKNSGAIVAGADPNLWAEQMELLAVLEGYVTGAAAPRITPADIKQLKSINDEMAQALASFDLGGWTQGNLDFHAVINKRCPNATIVEQIGRLRSRIAMINRFILPRTEATILHTLGRDSGKSTLSGHEWIIDAYVTRKSATEIEAHVRTNILTLTEETRRNLLNDHDGRVSMSIG, encoded by the coding sequence ATGGCAAAGGTGGTGCCACCCGCCACAGAAGCTAAGAGCAAGCAGCAAATCGCTTACAATTATCTCAAGGAGGGTATCGACCGCGGATTGTATGCACCCAAGCAACGGCTGGTGATCGACACATTGGCCAGGGAGCTATCGATCAGCCCAGTTCCGGTCAGAGAGGCCATACGTCGTCTTGAGGCTGAAGGCTTAGTGATCTTCAGCAAGAACTCTGGCGCGATCGTCGCCGGCGCGGATCCAAATCTGTGGGCGGAGCAGATGGAGCTTTTGGCCGTCCTCGAAGGCTATGTGACCGGCGCAGCCGCGCCGAGGATCACTCCAGCCGACATCAAGCAACTGAAGAGCATCAACGACGAGATGGCGCAGGCCCTGGCTTCGTTCGATCTCGGCGGTTGGACCCAAGGCAACCTGGATTTCCATGCGGTCATCAACAAGCGGTGTCCCAATGCGACGATCGTCGAGCAGATCGGTCGGTTGAGGTCGAGGATCGCTATGATCAACCGATTCATATTGCCACGAACTGAGGCAACAATCCTTCACACTCTGGGCAGAGACAGCGGCAAGTCGACGCTCAGCGGACACGAATGGATCATCGACGCCTACGTCACGAGGAAATCGGCCACAGAAATCGAAGCTCACGTGCGGACGAACATTCTGACGCTGACAGAAGAAACCCGCCGCAACCTGTTGAACGATCATGACGGGCGCGTGAGCATGTCAATTGGATAG
- a CDS encoding amino acid ABC transporter permease encodes MNSWSAVLSHMPAMLYGLRFTFLIAIASLALSMVFGGIIVSLLRSNVVVARSIGFLYVQVFRSLSPYVYVLLVYFALAGVTGWKMDPTTAGIISLTLLNTAYVAEIYRSALLTIDDGQWEAAAAMGLTRWKTNSIVIWPQALRTALPLLLNQFIVILKDSAIVGVIGVKDILYIANAQASVTYKQFEYLTAVGIIFIVIVFVLSRLSMNLERRLAWKR; translated from the coding sequence ATGAATAGCTGGAGTGCTGTACTGAGTCATATGCCCGCCATGCTGTATGGGCTTCGCTTCACTTTCCTTATTGCTATCGCGTCGCTCGCCCTGTCGATGGTGTTTGGCGGGATCATAGTTTCGCTTCTCAGAAGCAACGTCGTCGTCGCCCGGTCGATCGGGTTTCTCTATGTCCAAGTCTTCCGCTCACTCTCGCCGTACGTCTACGTCCTGCTCGTGTACTTCGCGCTGGCTGGCGTGACCGGGTGGAAAATGGATCCCACTACCGCCGGGATCATTTCGCTTACCCTGCTCAACACGGCCTATGTTGCAGAAATCTATCGTTCTGCGCTTCTCACAATTGACGACGGTCAGTGGGAAGCGGCTGCGGCTATGGGCTTGACACGATGGAAGACCAACTCGATCGTCATCTGGCCGCAGGCCCTGCGGACGGCCCTTCCTCTCCTCCTCAACCAGTTCATCGTGATTTTGAAGGATTCCGCTATCGTCGGTGTGATAGGCGTCAAGGACATACTTTACATCGCCAACGCGCAAGCCTCCGTCACCTACAAGCAGTTCGAGTATCTGACTGCAGTGGGTATAATCTTCATTGTCATTGTGTTTGTGCTGTCTCGCTTGAGCATGAACTTGGAACGACGTCTCGCTTGGAAGCGGTAA
- a CDS encoding carbohydrate ABC transporter permease codes for MSDFWRRHRHWITPTLFIMPGALLFGVVIIFASVETIWVSFFDWDGVGAKQWVGLSNYRQLLADPQFYVSLKNNLIWLAMFMLAPPLGLGLALLLNQPIKGMRVMKSMFFVPLVLASVTVGVVFTWVYDPTFGLLSLIFGYFGATAPALLSDEHFVTFAVVLAALWPQVAFCLVLFLAGLNNLSEDLIGAGRVDGARGLLMLFHVVLPQLREVSFIALAVTVIGALRSFDMVAVMTSGGPFGSSTVLAYQMYEQSIFSYRFGYGAAIATVLFVIMAAFIAWYLRTLLKPEREGV; via the coding sequence ATGTCCGATTTCTGGCGACGCCATCGGCATTGGATCACGCCGACCCTGTTCATCATGCCCGGCGCCTTGCTGTTCGGGGTCGTGATTATTTTTGCCTCCGTGGAAACCATCTGGGTGTCCTTCTTCGATTGGGACGGCGTCGGGGCAAAGCAGTGGGTGGGCCTGTCGAACTATCGGCAGCTTCTGGCCGACCCGCAATTCTATGTGTCGCTCAAGAACAACCTGATCTGGCTGGCGATGTTCATGCTCGCTCCGCCACTCGGGCTTGGACTTGCGCTGCTTCTCAACCAGCCTATCAAGGGCATGCGGGTCATGAAATCCATGTTCTTCGTGCCCCTGGTCCTGGCCTCGGTCACGGTCGGCGTGGTCTTCACCTGGGTCTACGATCCGACCTTTGGCCTACTTTCGCTGATCTTCGGCTATTTCGGCGCGACCGCGCCGGCCCTTCTCTCCGACGAGCATTTCGTCACCTTCGCTGTCGTGCTCGCGGCGCTCTGGCCGCAGGTCGCCTTCTGCCTCGTCCTGTTCCTGGCGGGGCTCAACAATCTCAGTGAAGACCTCATCGGCGCCGGGCGCGTGGATGGGGCGCGCGGCTTGCTGATGCTGTTCCATGTCGTCCTGCCGCAGTTGCGCGAGGTCAGCTTCATCGCGCTTGCCGTCACGGTGATCGGGGCTCTACGCTCGTTCGACATGGTCGCGGTCATGACCTCAGGCGGACCATTCGGCTCGTCGACCGTCCTCGCCTACCAGATGTACGAGCAGTCGATCTTCTCCTACCGCTTCGGCTATGGCGCGGCGATCGCCACGGTTCTTTTCGTGATCATGGCGGCCTTCATCGCCTGGTATCTGCGCACACTTCTCAAACCGGAAAGGGAGGGCGTCTGA
- a CDS encoding carbohydrate ABC transporter permease: MYPRPIPEDAPARRFTYAAMVALVLILWLVPLAAVMATSLRSFEEVMAGNYWGWPKSFNFVENYTAVFTQTAMAQYFLNSLIVTLPSVLGVLVLSTLTGFVLSRYRFRGANLLFALFVGGNFLPAQIMMIPVRDLMVSAGLYDTYYALMVFHIAFQTGFATLFMRNFIAALPDELFQAARAEGASPWQTLWHVVVPLIRPALAALAILTFTFVWNDYFWAIVLTQSDAVKPVTAGLNNLRGEWVSAWNLVAAATIMVAVPPVVMFFLMQRHFIAGLTVGAVKG, translated from the coding sequence ATGTATCCAAGACCGATCCCGGAAGACGCGCCTGCCAGGCGCTTCACCTATGCGGCAATGGTCGCCCTGGTCCTCATTCTCTGGCTCGTCCCGCTCGCTGCCGTCATGGCGACCTCGCTGCGCTCCTTCGAGGAAGTCATGGCCGGCAACTACTGGGGCTGGCCGAAGAGCTTCAATTTCGTCGAGAACTACACCGCCGTTTTCACCCAGACGGCCATGGCGCAGTATTTCCTCAACAGCCTGATCGTGACGCTGCCGTCGGTGCTCGGCGTGCTCGTCCTGTCGACGCTGACCGGCTTCGTCCTTTCGCGCTATCGCTTCAGGGGTGCTAATCTTCTCTTTGCACTGTTCGTCGGTGGCAATTTCCTGCCCGCGCAGATCATGATGATCCCGGTGCGCGACCTGATGGTTTCGGCCGGACTCTACGATACCTATTACGCGCTGATGGTCTTTCACATCGCTTTCCAGACCGGCTTTGCGACCCTCTTCATGCGCAATTTCATTGCGGCGCTGCCCGACGAGCTCTTCCAGGCCGCGCGGGCCGAGGGCGCGTCGCCGTGGCAGACGCTCTGGCATGTCGTCGTTCCGCTGATCCGCCCGGCGCTGGCCGCGCTCGCGATCCTGACCTTCACCTTCGTCTGGAACGACTACTTCTGGGCCATCGTGCTGACCCAGAGCGATGCCGTGAAGCCGGTAACGGCCGGCCTCAACAATCTCCGCGGCGAATGGGTCTCCGCCTGGAACCTCGTGGCGGCCGCGACCATCATGGTGGCGGTCCCGCCCGTCGTGATGTTCTTCCTCATGCAGCGCCACTTCATCGCCGGCCTTACCGTCGGCGCGGTGAAGGGCTGA
- a CDS encoding amino acid ABC transporter ATP-binding protein: MRHASKWFPSRDLPAVRGLNSVSLDVLEGDVVVLLGPSGSGKSTLLRCLNLLTVPDEGHLTVGSFEWDAKNYHGSRSKERKYKRDFQRLRRETGMVFQHFNLFPHMTVLQNVTCGLIHTKGMSQAQAQEIARQEIAKVGLTDHVDHYPGQLSGGQKQRVAIARAIATKPLAMLFDEPTSALDPELRGSVLSVMQDLAKEGMTMVVVTHEMGFARAVGNHIVFLESGEIIEEGLSNDFLDNPKTDRARRFLSEIN; encoded by the coding sequence CTGCGTCACGCAAGCAAGTGGTTCCCCAGTCGTGACCTCCCCGCTGTAAGGGGATTGAACTCGGTCTCGCTCGACGTTCTCGAGGGGGATGTCGTTGTTCTCCTCGGGCCGAGTGGGTCGGGCAAGAGCACGCTGTTGAGATGTCTAAACCTGCTTACCGTTCCCGACGAAGGTCATTTGACAGTCGGATCCTTTGAGTGGGACGCTAAGAATTACCATGGGTCGCGTTCTAAGGAACGCAAATACAAACGTGACTTCCAGCGACTTCGTCGCGAAACAGGTATGGTCTTCCAGCACTTCAACCTGTTTCCCCACATGACGGTCCTGCAGAACGTCACGTGTGGCCTCATCCACACCAAGGGCATGTCTCAGGCGCAAGCCCAGGAGATTGCACGACAGGAAATTGCGAAAGTTGGCCTGACCGATCACGTCGATCACTACCCCGGTCAGCTGTCCGGCGGACAGAAGCAGCGTGTTGCAATCGCGCGCGCCATTGCAACCAAGCCCTTAGCCATGCTTTTCGACGAACCAACATCGGCTCTCGATCCAGAGCTGCGCGGCAGCGTCCTGTCGGTGATGCAGGATCTCGCAAAGGAAGGCATGACCATGGTCGTCGTGACGCATGAGATGGGCTTCGCGCGCGCTGTCGGCAACCATATTGTCTTCCTGGAAAGCGGTGAGATTATCGAGGAGGGACTGTCGAACGACTTTCTTGACAATCCCAAGACAGACCGCGCGCGGCGCTTCCTGTCCGAAATCAACTGA
- a CDS encoding SDR family oxidoreductase, translating to MVQALATEGAKLVLVDRAEEKLETLVEDLQSGGCEVVSIVGDVSQEQTSKDAIAQALSRYGKLDILINNAGINPTGTISQTDPAVWQQALDVNLKAAYLFCREAIPHMVDAGRGVIVNTASIAGQRASTSEAVYGVSKAGLIMLTRTIARDYGARGIRANAICPGVLESIMADRLTRMSPDQVVARDQRFAPTVPLGRLGTYEEIAKSILFLASEDASYVNGAQLTVDGGLTA from the coding sequence GTGGTTCAGGCACTTGCAACTGAGGGCGCTAAGCTCGTCCTTGTTGATCGCGCGGAAGAGAAACTGGAAACACTCGTTGAAGACCTTCAAAGTGGTGGATGCGAGGTAGTGTCGATTGTGGGCGACGTTTCGCAGGAACAGACTTCGAAGGACGCCATCGCACAGGCTCTTAGCCGATATGGCAAGCTGGATATCCTGATCAATAACGCCGGCATAAATCCGACAGGCACGATCTCGCAGACGGATCCGGCGGTCTGGCAGCAGGCATTGGATGTCAATCTAAAGGCGGCGTACCTCTTCTGTCGCGAGGCTATTCCGCACATGGTGGATGCTGGCAGGGGCGTTATCGTCAATACCGCGTCTATTGCCGGGCAGCGCGCTTCGACTTCAGAGGCGGTTTACGGCGTGTCGAAGGCAGGCCTGATCATGCTGACCCGCACCATCGCGCGTGACTATGGCGCGCGTGGTATCCGCGCAAACGCGATCTGCCCGGGTGTCTTGGAAAGCATCATGGCTGACCGCCTGACGCGCATGTCACCCGATCAGGTTGTCGCGCGGGATCAACGCTTCGCGCCGACCGTGCCGCTTGGTCGTTTGGGAACCTACGAAGAGATTGCCAAGTCCATTTTGTTCTTGGCGAGCGAGGACGCCAGCTACGTCAATGGTGCGCAGCTGACGGTCGATGGCGGTCTTACCGCCTGA